The DNA region TACCTCTATATTTCGTACGATTtggttagcaaaaattttatcCATTAGCCTTTGGTAGGTGACACCTGCGCTTTTGAGTCCAAATGACATAACCTTATAACAAAAGTTACCATGGTTAGTAATAAAGGCAGTCTTATCCTAGTCAGCCGAATACATAAGTATTTGGTTATAGGCGGAATAagcatccataaaacttaaataTTGAAAACCAGATGAGCTATCAAGTAATTTGTCAATACAAGGTAGAGGATATACGTCCTTTGGACATGTCTTGTTGAGGTTGGTATAGTCCACGCACATCCTTCACTTACTGTTGTGTTTTCTAACCATAACCACGTTTGCTAACTAGCTTGTGAATCTGATTTCCTTTATAAATCCAGCATTTAATAGTTTTTGGGTTTCTTCTAAGGATGCTTTCCTTTTGTCTATGCCGATGTGTCGCTTCTTTTAGGCTATAGGTCGGATTGCCAGATTGATTGCAAGCCTGTGACAGATGATGTTCGAATCAATTCTTCGCATGTCTACTGGGTCCAGGTGAATAGATCAATATTTTGTTGTAGTAATATGATAAGTTGTTCTTTTTTTTGTCATTGCAATGCATTTCCAATGTAGGTATGCTTGTCTTCATTGTCTGCTAGTTTTGTTTTGGTTAAGGTGTCTGTAGACATAGGTGGGTCTTGTAGGTTTGTCTGAGGATCCAAGTCTGCTAGAACAGGTAGACTTTCCGAGTTATAGACTGCTTGTGTGTATTACTGGTTAGCTTGTTTTGGAGGATTTGCCTTAAGGCTCGCGTTATAGCATTGTTTAGCCTCTTTCTGGTCAATGCGAATGGTGACAATTCTATTATCCTGTGAAGAAAGCTTACCACACAAATGTATAATGGAGACAATAGCACCAAAATCATCTAGAGAGGGTCTGCCTAAAATGATATTGTACGGGCTTTTGCAGTTTACAACTAAATATTGAATATCTAGAGTTTTATAATTAGGGTAATTGCCTAGTATCATTTGTAACCATATATAATATCGGATTGGAACGCACTCACCTGCGAAACTTACCAATTCTCCGGTAGATGGTTGTAGGGCTTTGTCACTTAACTTCATTATTTGGTATGTGGAATAAAACAGTATATCTGCGCTGCTGCCTGGGTCCATAAGGACTTTTTTTTACCAATGGCTTGCTGACTTGAAGTGATATAACCACAGGGTCATCTAGGATTTtgttcattgctttgcaatctgAAGGATTGAATGTGATGTCTAGGACGTTTATATTGGTGGTTGAGGTCGGCTCGGAACTAGTCACTGACATGATCCTATAGGACCTCTTTTTGGCCGAGTTGCTACACCCTCCACCTGTGAAGCCACCAGAAATACAATTAATAACACTGTGGGGATGGTTAGGATTTTTGTTTACCTTTTTTTCTTTGTCTCTATGATTGTTATTTGATTTAGAGTGTTGGCCGAGGTCTTTCGTGTTTCGTCTTTGTCCTTGATTGTCGATGTACTTGTCTAGCAGACCTTGGCGAGCTAGTTTTTCAAGAAGGTCCTTTGCTATAAAGCAGTCATCTGTATTGTGCCCATATTTTTGATGAAAAGCGCAATATTTGGATTTGTCTACATATCGTTGGTCTTGATAGGTCCCAGCTTTGTTTGGTGGTTCGATCAATTTGGAGTGTAGGGTGTCTTTGATGATGTCCTCCTATTTGGTATTAAAAGGGGTATATGTGTAAAATTTTGGTGTGAGTTTGAAGGATTTTTGGTCTGTTTTATTGTTAGGGTATTTGTTTCTTTTGTCTTCCTCTCTGCTAGGGTTAGGTCTTTTGCTTTTCAAATTCATCAGAGTTCTTCTATTTCGATTTGGCTCGTTGACTTTTCTCGGAACTTAGCCAATGTCTTCGATTTTGTAGCAATGATAGTTTTCTGGAACTTCCCAAGGTGGAGCCCACTTTTTAGTGCATGTAGGTGGACTTCTGGTTTGAGGTTAGGTATCTCCATGGTTGCCTTTGCGAATCTTGTCATGTGGTCTTTAAGGCTTTCATGTTGTCTTTGCTTTATGGTGCTGAGGTAGTTTGAGtcatgcacatagatttttaatgcGACAAAGTTGTTGACAAATAGGTCGGCCAGCTTATCAAAACTTGATATAGATCCTGCAGGCAAGTTAGAAAACCAGATCAAGACAGCACCATCTAAAAAGGTAGGAAATGTATGACAAAATATTGGATCGGATGCACCATTCATGAACATCATTGTATGGAACTTGGTGACATGTATATTAGGGTCGCCGATTCTGTCATAAGATTTCAGCGTTGTTGGCAGGATAACATCTTTTGGCATTTGAAAGTTCATAATGTCTTTTGAAAATGGATTAGTCCTTTTCACTAGGCTTCGGGGTGGTTGTCACCACGGGTTTAGCCTCCAACGGGTGCTCATCCTCGTCATCTTTGTTTTCAGGATTTTTTTGCTCTTCCGCCTTGCCTCGGCTATTTTGTCGCTGATTTAATAAGTCGGCCATCTGCTTGTTCTTTACTCGTAGAGATTCGTTGATGGCCATTAGCTTGGCTTGAATTAGGGGAGGAGTAGGGTTGCTCCGCTCTTCTTCCATAA from Arachis hypogaea cultivar Tifrunner chromosome 10, arahy.Tifrunner.gnm2.J5K5, whole genome shotgun sequence includes:
- the LOC112717913 gene encoding uncharacterized protein; the encoded protein is MNFQMPKDVILPTTLKSYDRIGDPNIHVTKFHTMMFMNGASDPIFCHTFPTFLDGAVLIWFSNLPAGSISSFDKLADLFVNNFVALKIYVHDSNYLSTIKQRQHESLKDHMTRFAKATMEIPNLKPEVHLHALKSGLHLGKFQKTIIATKSKTLAKFREKSTSQIEIEEL